Proteins from a genomic interval of Corynebacterium deserti GIMN1.010:
- a CDS encoding reverse transcriptase family protein, with protein sequence MNNFSPNLYINQRPNEMPGRVAKIAWRGIVSQRDRGLTPILTLGHLASATGIDHAFLRSVVDRSWDPYQEIKISKKRGGTRKLARPHPLLMEAQRWILYNVLPNLELNDASFAYTSGRSIVDCAQRHVGARWILKLDLKDFFDSVSEKSIYRIFLNLGYEKLVSLELARLCTRVTPNSPRFGGNLDKYETIFDYRHPAQGQLPQGAPTSGALANAAMFRIDCALQKLARKHSYTYTRYSDDLVFSTGEKASRSQLITLKKKIQHEIVSTRFQLRKDKTRIITPGARKIVLGLLITESEVRLTPEFKRRILVHLRGVEKFGLYSHVQHRNFDSTLSFINHLEGLIEFASNVEPEFAHESLRNWREMVPLI encoded by the coding sequence ATGAACAATTTTTCCCCTAATCTCTACATCAATCAGCGACCAAACGAAATGCCGGGCAGGGTAGCTAAGATAGCTTGGCGTGGAATTGTTTCACAAAGAGATCGTGGCCTGACGCCGATCTTGACTTTAGGGCATTTGGCAAGTGCTACTGGTATTGATCACGCTTTTCTTCGAAGTGTAGTAGATAGATCGTGGGATCCCTACCAGGAAATTAAGATCAGTAAAAAGCGGGGAGGGACAAGGAAATTAGCTAGGCCACACCCATTGTTGATGGAGGCACAAAGGTGGATTTTATACAATGTGCTCCCTAATTTGGAATTGAATGATGCCTCGTTTGCCTATACTTCAGGGCGATCAATCGTGGACTGTGCTCAACGGCATGTTGGCGCGCGCTGGATTCTCAAGCTTGATCTAAAGGACTTCTTCGATAGTGTTAGTGAGAAGTCTATTTATAGAATATTCTTAAATTTGGGTTATGAGAAACTAGTTAGTTTGGAGCTTGCCAGACTCTGTACTCGAGTTACTCCGAATTCCCCGAGATTTGGTGGAAATCTGGACAAATATGAAACTATTTTTGATTACAGACACCCCGCTCAAGGCCAACTTCCCCAAGGCGCTCCTACAAGTGGAGCTCTCGCTAACGCGGCGATGTTTAGAATAGATTGTGCGTTGCAAAAATTAGCACGAAAACACAGTTACACATACACTCGCTATTCAGATGATTTAGTTTTTTCAACGGGTGAGAAAGCTAGTCGCTCGCAGCTAATTACATTAAAAAAGAAGATCCAGCACGAAATTGTCTCTACCCGCTTTCAGCTGAGGAAAGATAAAACACGTATTATTACGCCCGGTGCTCGAAAGATTGTTCTAGGTCTATTAATTACAGAGAGCGAAGTCCGACTTACTCCAGAGTTTAAACGAAGGATACTGGTACATTTACGCGGAGTGGAGAAGTTTGGCCTTTATTCTCATGTTCAACATCGTAATTTTGATTCCACTTTGTCATTTATTAATCATTTAGAGGGATTAATAGAATTTGCTAGTAATGTGGAACCGGAATTTGCACATGAATCACTGCGTAACTGGAGAGAAATGGTACCTCTTATTTAG
- a CDS encoding nitroreductase family protein, with product MSLSVVEAITNRRATRKYTDEAPSPELIDKIVNLALEAPSAFNAQQREIVVITDPDQKQKLFEASHQKQFLTAPVTFIAVARVENEPEDLEEILGAERADRVAGFINGRSLQQAREATLKDASLAAAFLMLAAQAEGLSTSPTTGWDEEKVKEAIGIGRRDDRAIALVIAAGFPNEQPEHPGRLQNRRIDNSY from the coding sequence ATGTCACTTTCAGTCGTCGAGGCGATCACCAACCGCCGCGCCACCCGCAAATACACCGATGAAGCTCCTAGCCCTGAGCTGATCGACAAAATCGTCAACCTTGCACTCGAGGCGCCAAGTGCGTTCAATGCGCAGCAGCGTGAAATTGTTGTGATTACGGACCCGGATCAAAAGCAAAAGCTTTTTGAAGCCTCCCATCAGAAACAATTCCTCACCGCACCGGTAACTTTCATTGCGGTTGCCCGTGTGGAAAATGAGCCTGAGGATTTGGAAGAGATTCTTGGTGCGGAAAGGGCTGACCGTGTTGCGGGTTTTATCAATGGTCGTAGTCTTCAGCAGGCACGCGAAGCGACGCTAAAGGATGCCAGCCTCGCCGCGGCTTTCTTAATGTTGGCTGCACAGGCGGAGGGTTTGAGCACCAGCCCGACCACGGGTTGGGATGAGGAAAAAGTGAAGGAAGCAATCGGCATTGGTAGGCGTGACGATCGGGCAATCGCCCTGGTTATTGCAGCCGGTTTCCCTAATGAACAGCCGGAACATCCTGGTCGTTTGCAGAATAGGCGCATCGACAACAGTTACTAA
- a CDS encoding prolyl oligopeptidase family serine peptidase has product MTNYTFLEDIDTPEALAWAKKWSGESVEKLKSARKDDLEARLLAALDTDDRIAYVSRRGEQLYNFWRDAQHPRGVWRTTTLESYYSEQPEWDVLIDVDALAGAEGENWVWKGAVVRSPEFDRALVKLSRGGADATVIREFDLATASFVDDSPFELEEAKSDVTWVDLDTLLVGTDTGEGSLTDSGYPARVLKWRRGTSLEQAELFFAGEKQDVATHAWHDASPGFERTFVSRSLDFYNSETSLETEGGLVKLDVPTDCDVIVKKQWIFVSPRTDFAGIPAGGLGVLPLDEFLEGGRDFQPVFTPTESTSLQGLATTKNFLVLTLLNNVSTEIVTVPLGDPTAEHEHIELPEHVTAHVVATSPLDGDEIWVQAASFTEAATLYRAVLPEGLQVIKKAPLQFDNAGLETRQHWAMSKDGTKIPYFITGAFEEEPQNTLVHAYGGFEVSLTPSHSPTRGIAWLEKGYYFVEANLRGGGEFGPKWHSQATKLNRMKVWEDHKAVLEDLVERGYATPAQIAIRGGSNGGLLTAGALTQYPEHFGAAVVQVPLADMLRYHTWSAGASWMAEYGNPDVPEEREVIEKYSPVRKVVGVEKRPYPPALVTTSTRDDRVHPAHARLFAQALRDAGQSVDYYENTEGGHAGASDNKQVAFVESLIYTWIEKTLDEQSNI; this is encoded by the coding sequence ATGACTAATTACACTTTCCTCGAAGACATTGACACCCCGGAGGCGCTCGCGTGGGCGAAGAAGTGGTCGGGGGAAAGCGTCGAAAAGCTTAAAAGCGCACGCAAAGACGACCTTGAAGCCAGGCTGCTGGCCGCATTAGACACCGATGACCGCATTGCGTACGTGAGCAGGCGTGGGGAGCAGCTGTATAACTTTTGGCGGGATGCGCAGCATCCCCGTGGAGTGTGGCGCACGACCACCTTGGAGTCCTATTACAGTGAGCAGCCCGAGTGGGATGTGCTCATTGATGTGGATGCGCTGGCTGGGGCTGAGGGCGAAAACTGGGTGTGGAAGGGCGCGGTTGTGCGCTCGCCGGAGTTTGATCGGGCGTTGGTGAAGTTGTCGCGGGGCGGGGCTGATGCCACGGTGATTAGGGAGTTTGATCTGGCCACGGCGTCTTTTGTGGATGATTCGCCGTTTGAGTTGGAGGAGGCCAAGTCCGATGTCACGTGGGTTGATCTGGATACGTTGCTGGTGGGCACGGATACCGGCGAGGGGTCACTGACGGATTCGGGGTACCCGGCGCGCGTGCTCAAGTGGCGGCGCGGAACCTCGCTTGAGCAGGCAGAACTCTTCTTTGCGGGTGAGAAGCAGGATGTGGCGACGCATGCATGGCATGATGCAAGCCCCGGCTTTGAGCGGACGTTTGTGTCGAGGTCGTTGGATTTCTATAACTCGGAGACGTCGCTGGAAACCGAGGGTGGCCTGGTCAAGCTTGATGTGCCGACCGATTGCGATGTCATTGTGAAGAAGCAGTGGATTTTTGTGAGTCCGCGGACGGATTTCGCTGGGATTCCGGCGGGTGGCTTGGGTGTTTTGCCGTTGGACGAGTTCCTTGAGGGCGGACGCGATTTTCAGCCTGTGTTTACACCTACTGAGTCGACGTCGCTGCAGGGATTGGCCACGACGAAGAATTTCCTGGTTTTAACGCTCCTTAATAATGTCTCCACGGAAATCGTCACGGTGCCGCTGGGTGATCCGACAGCGGAGCATGAACACATTGAGCTTCCGGAGCATGTCACCGCGCATGTTGTGGCGACGTCTCCGCTGGATGGTGATGAAATCTGGGTGCAGGCGGCGAGCTTTACCGAGGCTGCGACACTATACCGGGCGGTGTTGCCGGAGGGGTTACAGGTAATCAAGAAGGCGCCGTTGCAGTTTGATAATGCTGGGTTGGAGACGCGTCAGCATTGGGCAATGTCAAAGGACGGGACGAAGATTCCGTACTTTATTACAGGAGCCTTCGAGGAAGAACCACAAAACACCCTGGTCCACGCTTACGGTGGCTTCGAGGTTTCGCTTACCCCAAGCCACTCCCCGACCCGCGGCATTGCGTGGTTGGAAAAGGGCTACTACTTTGTGGAAGCCAACCTGCGTGGTGGAGGTGAGTTCGGTCCGAAGTGGCATTCGCAGGCAACAAAGCTCAACCGCATGAAGGTGTGGGAGGACCACAAGGCCGTGTTGGAGGATCTGGTCGAGCGCGGCTATGCCACCCCTGCACAGATCGCGATTCGCGGTGGATCCAATGGTGGGTTGCTCACCGCGGGTGCGCTGACTCAGTACCCAGAACACTTCGGCGCAGCCGTGGTGCAGGTGCCGTTGGCGGATATGTTGCGTTATCACACCTGGTCAGCAGGCGCTTCGTGGATGGCCGAGTATGGCAACCCTGATGTGCCGGAGGAACGTGAGGTTATTGAAAAGTACTCGCCGGTGCGGAAGGTGGTGGGCGTCGAAAAGCGCCCCTATCCCCCAGCGCTCGTGACAACCTCAACTCGAGACGACCGCGTCCACCCCGCGCACGCGCGTCTTTTTGCGCAAGCTCTGCGTGATGCCGGGCAGTCGGTGGATTATTACGAAAACACCGAGGGCGGGCACGCGGGCGCGTCGGATAATAAGCAGGTGGCGTTTGTGGAATCGCTGATCTACACCTGGATCGAGAAGACTTTGGACGAGCAGAGTAACATTTAA
- a CDS encoding sugar nucleotide-binding protein, with translation MEYGKQLTSHTTDIEGLLVFDFPVHGDNRGWFKENWQRTKMIELGLPDFGPVQNNMSFNATAGTTRGMHAEPWDKFVSVAVGSVFGAWVDLREGSSTYGNVVTQKITPDVGVYVPRGVANGFQALEDGTLYTYLVNDHWSPDAEYSFVNLNMIDWPLEPTEISDKDANHPALIDATPVPPRKVLVVGAGGQLGTALRAVFPDAEFLSRADLDITADLRVAKQWKQYSTIINAAAYTAVDQAEHDRAAAWEINATAVANLATIARENNLTLVHVSSDYVFDGTADSYDENAPFSPLGVYGQSKAAGDIAAATAPRHYIVRTSWVIGDGNNFVRTMKSLDERGIKPSVVDDQIGRLTFTTDIASGIAHLLEGGAAYGTYNLTNTGEPASWADIAREVFAQPTDVTGVPTAEYFAGKDAAPRPLNSVLDLSKIEDTGFNAPTWQSRLNDYLKEL, from the coding sequence ATGGAATACGGTAAACAACTCACCTCTCACACCACCGACATCGAAGGCCTGCTGGTGTTCGATTTCCCCGTCCACGGCGACAACCGCGGCTGGTTCAAAGAAAACTGGCAACGCACCAAAATGATCGAACTCGGCCTGCCTGATTTTGGACCCGTCCAAAACAACATGAGCTTCAACGCCACCGCCGGCACTACTCGCGGCATGCACGCTGAGCCGTGGGATAAATTTGTTTCCGTCGCGGTGGGTTCCGTTTTCGGAGCTTGGGTGGATCTGCGCGAAGGATCGAGCACATACGGTAACGTCGTCACGCAAAAAATTACCCCCGACGTGGGAGTTTACGTCCCACGTGGTGTGGCAAATGGCTTCCAAGCCCTCGAGGACGGCACCCTCTACACCTACCTCGTCAACGATCACTGGTCCCCGGACGCTGAATACAGCTTCGTCAACCTCAACATGATCGACTGGCCACTCGAACCCACTGAGATTTCCGACAAAGACGCTAACCACCCTGCGCTTATCGACGCAACCCCTGTCCCGCCACGCAAGGTACTCGTTGTGGGTGCAGGCGGTCAGCTGGGAACCGCGCTGCGCGCGGTTTTCCCCGATGCTGAGTTCTTAAGCCGCGCTGATTTAGATATCACCGCGGATCTGCGCGTCGCAAAGCAATGGAAGCAGTATTCCACCATCATCAACGCCGCCGCCTACACCGCTGTTGACCAGGCAGAACACGACCGCGCAGCGGCGTGGGAAATTAATGCCACGGCAGTCGCGAACTTGGCGACCATCGCACGCGAGAACAACCTCACTTTGGTGCATGTGTCCTCAGATTATGTCTTCGACGGCACCGCAGACTCCTACGATGAAAACGCACCATTTTCCCCGCTGGGCGTGTATGGACAATCCAAAGCAGCCGGCGATATTGCAGCTGCCACCGCACCGCGCCACTACATTGTGCGCACCAGCTGGGTGATTGGCGATGGCAATAATTTTGTCCGAACCATGAAATCCCTCGACGAACGCGGCATCAAACCTTCAGTTGTCGATGACCAAATCGGGCGTTTAACCTTTACCACCGACATCGCCTCAGGCATCGCACACCTACTTGAGGGTGGTGCAGCATATGGCACCTACAACCTCACCAACACCGGCGAACCTGCAAGCTGGGCAGATATCGCACGTGAAGTGTTTGCACAGCCTACCGATGTCACCGGAGTGCCCACCGCCGAATACTTCGCTGGCAAAGACGCAGCACCCCGCCCACTGAACTCCGTGCTTGATCTCTCCAAAATTGAAGACACAGGTTTTAACGCACCGACCTGGCAGTCTCGCCTTAACGATTACCTCAAGGAGCTGTAA
- the rfbB gene encoding dTDP-glucose 4,6-dehydratase: MTSLLVTGGAGFIGANFVRQTVEQHPEYTHITVLDKLTYAGNADNLKGLPDSKVTLVQGDICDAELVDTLVKDHDVTVHFAAESHNDNSLNDPSPFIHTNLIGTYTLLEAVRKHNKRFHHISTDEVFGDLELDDPNRFTETTAYKPSSPYSATKAGSDHLVHAWIRSFGIQATMSNCSNNYGPYQHIEKFIPRQITNILAGLTPKLYGTGEQVRDWIHVDDHNDAVHLILSKGKIGETYIIGADNDHVNNKQVIELICELMGLDKNAYEHVADRPGHDMRYAMDSTKLRTELGWAPKYTDVDSGMRKGLEQTIAWYRDNEDWWRPAKNNVEATYAKQGQ, translated from the coding sequence ATGACTTCTTTGCTTGTGACCGGAGGGGCCGGATTTATCGGCGCCAACTTTGTCCGCCAAACTGTTGAGCAGCACCCTGAATACACCCACATCACCGTGCTGGATAAACTCACCTACGCAGGAAACGCCGACAACCTTAAAGGCCTCCCCGACAGCAAAGTAACCCTCGTACAAGGCGACATCTGCGATGCCGAACTAGTAGACACCCTGGTCAAAGACCACGACGTCACCGTCCACTTCGCAGCGGAATCTCACAACGATAACTCCCTCAACGATCCCTCCCCCTTCATCCACACCAACCTCATCGGCACATATACCCTGCTCGAAGCCGTACGCAAACACAACAAACGCTTCCACCACATCTCCACAGATGAAGTCTTCGGCGATCTAGAACTCGATGATCCAAACCGCTTCACCGAAACCACCGCCTACAAGCCATCATCCCCATATTCCGCAACCAAGGCTGGGTCCGATCACCTGGTGCACGCATGGATCCGCTCTTTCGGAATTCAGGCCACCATGTCTAACTGCTCCAACAACTACGGCCCGTACCAGCACATTGAAAAGTTCATCCCCCGCCAGATCACCAACATCCTGGCCGGCCTGACACCAAAACTCTATGGAACCGGCGAGCAGGTCCGCGACTGGATCCACGTCGATGACCACAATGACGCCGTCCACCTGATCCTATCCAAAGGCAAGATCGGCGAAACCTACATCATTGGCGCTGACAACGATCACGTGAATAATAAGCAGGTCATCGAGCTTATTTGCGAACTCATGGGCCTCGACAAAAACGCATACGAGCACGTCGCTGATCGCCCCGGCCACGATATGCGCTACGCCATGGATTCCACCAAGCTGCGCACTGAACTCGGTTGGGCACCCAAATACACCGACGTTGATTCCGGCATGCGCAAAGGCTTAGAGCAAACCATCGCCTGGTACCGCGACAACGAAGACTGGTGGCGCCCTGCCAAGAACAACGTCGAAGCCACCTACGCTAAGCAGGGACAATAA
- a CDS encoding phosphoribosyltransferase-like protein codes for MNLRQFPFAEEWLNSFPSKTDKERIYSDRSIAEDLLNELQIVSTDDVRRGISNALEVMLQAKKIDSRIFYCDVISSREIPPPLEANHALKIKRQKEEAEQRFKQWKREHQGNEKAKITLQNVSPFSSNDLLRYLRSKHDVDASAPSFFQHVAFETFLPNQPSLNKSEDPFGSVPGSEAITANLLGKLFVEKESHFLAPSSSQEEVIENARTILLVADFSGTGVQVVEYAKTFHANERIREKRNQKRLKIVLICYAATLLAEKWIKENQYLFDEISIVKGAHSLSALDWDSLKKKELKDFLESYSLNKKSRRRAAFGFERSGALYCSSFSIPNNLPVVLRQPLGPTSNWSPLLTHQNIQKIVGHGTGDAIRATTLIGTHPDFNNGPSLAAAKKSPYFQRLLGDLEILLLLYLSEARECFMPSVNEISSKLRLEIAEVESRLETLRGGGFIDLSFSLTDAGRAELEKAKKKQYQKKYSLHKSLNLYYPSSLRLGEKW; via the coding sequence TTGAACCTTAGGCAATTTCCTTTTGCAGAAGAATGGCTCAATAGTTTTCCATCAAAAACTGATAAAGAGCGGATTTATTCAGATCGATCTATCGCGGAAGATCTATTGAATGAATTGCAGATTGTATCGACGGATGACGTTAGACGGGGGATTTCTAACGCCCTTGAAGTAATGCTTCAGGCTAAAAAAATCGACTCTAGAATATTTTATTGCGATGTGATTTCTAGCAGGGAAATTCCTCCACCCTTGGAAGCAAATCATGCGTTGAAAATCAAAAGACAGAAGGAGGAGGCTGAGCAACGCTTTAAACAATGGAAAAGGGAGCATCAGGGCAACGAGAAAGCGAAAATTACTTTACAAAACGTCAGTCCTTTTTCTAGCAATGATCTCCTTAGGTATTTAAGGAGTAAACATGATGTTGATGCTTCAGCACCGTCTTTTTTTCAACATGTAGCATTTGAGACTTTCCTTCCAAACCAACCTTCTTTAAATAAGTCTGAAGATCCTTTTGGATCGGTGCCGGGAAGCGAAGCGATCACTGCGAACCTACTTGGAAAGCTATTTGTTGAAAAGGAAAGCCATTTTTTGGCACCATCGTCTAGTCAAGAGGAAGTAATTGAAAATGCTAGGACGATATTGCTAGTCGCAGACTTCTCTGGGACAGGGGTTCAGGTAGTCGAATATGCAAAGACCTTTCACGCTAATGAGCGCATCCGTGAAAAGCGCAACCAGAAGCGGTTGAAGATTGTCTTAATTTGTTATGCAGCCACATTACTTGCGGAAAAATGGATAAAGGAAAATCAATATTTATTTGATGAAATATCTATAGTAAAAGGTGCGCATTCGCTATCAGCCTTGGATTGGGACAGTCTAAAAAAGAAAGAACTGAAGGATTTTCTAGAGTCTTATTCATTGAATAAGAAGTCTCGACGGAGAGCAGCTTTTGGATTCGAAAGGTCAGGGGCACTTTACTGTTCTAGTTTCTCGATTCCGAACAATTTGCCAGTAGTACTTCGACAACCTCTCGGTCCAACGTCTAATTGGAGTCCACTTCTCACTCATCAGAATATCCAGAAAATAGTGGGGCACGGGACGGGTGACGCAATACGGGCAACTACTTTAATTGGTACGCATCCTGATTTTAACAATGGACCTAGTTTAGCGGCAGCGAAGAAATCTCCATATTTTCAGCGCCTATTAGGGGATTTGGAAATTTTGTTACTTCTGTATTTGAGTGAAGCTCGAGAATGCTTTATGCCCAGTGTTAATGAGATTTCAAGCAAACTCCGGTTGGAAATTGCGGAGGTAGAGTCGAGGCTTGAGACACTTAGAGGGGGAGGGTTTATTGATTTGAGTTTTTCGCTGACAGATGCTGGAAGGGCTGAGTTGGAGAAAGCGAAGAAAAAACAATACCAGAAAAAGTATTCATTGCATAAATCCTTAAATTTGTACTATCCTAGCTCGTTGAGGTTAGGGGAAAAATGGTAA
- a CDS encoding ABC transporter substrate-binding protein has protein sequence MNFRLLPLARPAQIVASLLGAALLLSSCSSSSSDEPIQSEVASTGYSVEHAMGTTEIPETPTRVVVIDSPHLDALLALGITPVGATESGSENGFPTYLADELKDTESVGLTSEPNLEKIAALDPDLIIGAKVRHEAIYDQLSEIAPTVMSEGSGTNWHEQAEITADAVDKSDEMDKLIADLDTRATELGEEIGADGQTASMVRFRTDNFRLYGPETFSGSFLEQVGFDLGERDWNEYSMMELSPENFGQIDGDLIFYTIPGSPEATTYPKVSELWVDSPAVQQGKIYEFEDETWMVGIGVLGSNEILDDLEVALN, from the coding sequence ATGAATTTTCGCCTCCTGCCTCTAGCTAGGCCTGCCCAAATTGTGGCCTCACTCCTCGGCGCCGCACTGCTTCTGAGTTCCTGCTCCTCGTCATCCTCCGACGAGCCAATCCAATCTGAAGTCGCAAGCACTGGATACTCAGTGGAACACGCAATGGGCACCACCGAAATCCCTGAAACCCCAACGCGCGTAGTCGTCATTGACTCCCCTCATCTCGACGCGCTTTTGGCTTTGGGAATTACTCCAGTCGGAGCTACGGAATCTGGATCCGAAAATGGCTTTCCAACCTACCTGGCAGATGAGCTGAAAGACACTGAATCAGTCGGGCTGACTTCTGAACCAAACTTGGAAAAAATCGCTGCCCTGGATCCTGATTTGATCATCGGCGCAAAGGTCCGACATGAGGCCATCTATGATCAGCTTTCGGAAATTGCTCCTACCGTCATGTCCGAAGGTTCCGGTACGAATTGGCATGAGCAGGCTGAAATCACTGCGGACGCAGTTGATAAGTCTGATGAAATGGATAAGTTGATCGCAGATTTGGATACCCGTGCCACAGAACTCGGTGAAGAGATCGGCGCTGATGGGCAAACCGCGTCAATGGTTCGATTCCGCACAGATAATTTCAGACTCTATGGCCCCGAGACCTTCTCCGGATCATTTCTCGAGCAAGTTGGCTTTGACCTGGGAGAACGCGACTGGAATGAATACTCCATGATGGAGCTGTCCCCAGAAAACTTCGGGCAGATCGACGGCGACCTCATTTTCTACACCATCCCGGGATCCCCAGAGGCGACAACTTATCCAAAGGTCTCTGAGCTGTGGGTGGATTCACCAGCAGTCCAGCAAGGTAAAATTTACGAGTTTGAGGACGAAACCTGGATGGTCGGCATTGGTGTTCTAGGTTCCAATGAAATCTTGGATGACCTGGAAGTGGCATTAAACTAA
- a CDS encoding M1 family metallopeptidase → MIMRRLRSTPVPGTRDSYTGIDFNLGFHIRRYELDLTYRVAPNLLMGTATLHMDNYLALDALTLDLGNSLRVEKVTAVGTAGTRIQVARFRHVGRKLRVTFRNQIPVDQEFSLVIRYRGNPRPLRSEWGMIGWEELDNGALVASQPCGAPSWFPCDDTPDEKALFDVHFHTDNGYAAIITGDFISKNVSGSMTTWHYQSREPMATYLAAVHVGDYDRVSLGVSASGVAVDAYVPAGEPDLRERILQDFSKQVDMLDAYEKLFGPYPFRSYRVVITEDELEIPLEAHGLSSFGANHATGEGTWERLIAHELSHQWFGNSLGLAQWNDIWLNEGFACYAEWLWFEAAGVRAAADSAWEFYQALEALPQDILLGDPGAHDMFDDRVYKRGALTVHALRVLLGDEAFFTAVQAYVAEGRHGLVEPRDLKRHLYAVSTDHAALDAVWHSWLRELELPEFPAA, encoded by the coding sequence ATGATTATGCGACGGCTTCGCTCCACCCCAGTCCCAGGCACCCGCGATTCCTACACCGGAATCGACTTCAACCTGGGCTTCCACATCAGGCGCTACGAGCTAGATCTCACCTACCGCGTGGCACCCAACCTTCTCATGGGCACCGCGACGCTGCACATGGACAACTACCTGGCGCTCGACGCGCTGACGCTCGACCTTGGCAACAGCCTGCGCGTGGAAAAAGTCACCGCGGTCGGCACCGCCGGCACCCGCATCCAGGTCGCGCGTTTCCGCCACGTAGGCCGCAAACTGCGCGTCACATTCCGCAACCAAATCCCCGTTGACCAGGAATTTTCGCTGGTCATCCGCTACCGTGGCAACCCGCGCCCCCTGCGCAGCGAATGGGGCATGATCGGCTGGGAAGAGCTCGACAACGGCGCCCTCGTCGCCTCCCAGCCGTGCGGCGCACCAAGCTGGTTCCCCTGCGACGACACACCCGACGAGAAGGCGCTTTTCGACGTCCACTTCCACACCGACAACGGATACGCCGCCATTATCACCGGTGATTTCATCTCCAAAAACGTCAGTGGCAGCATGACCACCTGGCACTATCAATCCCGTGAACCCATGGCCACCTACCTCGCAGCCGTGCACGTGGGAGATTACGATCGTGTGTCTTTGGGTGTTTCCGCATCTGGTGTTGCGGTAGATGCATATGTGCCTGCCGGTGAACCTGATTTGCGCGAGCGGATTTTGCAGGATTTTTCCAAACAAGTCGATATGTTAGATGCCTACGAAAAACTCTTCGGCCCCTACCCATTCCGCAGCTACCGCGTAGTGATCACCGAAGACGAACTCGAAATCCCACTCGAAGCCCACGGGCTCTCCAGCTTCGGTGCCAACCACGCCACCGGCGAAGGAACTTGGGAACGACTCATCGCCCACGAACTCTCCCACCAATGGTTCGGCAACTCCCTAGGCCTTGCCCAATGGAACGACATCTGGCTCAACGAAGGTTTCGCCTGTTACGCTGAATGGCTGTGGTTTGAGGCAGCGGGAGTTCGCGCTGCTGCTGATTCGGCGTGGGAGTTTTATCAGGCTTTGGAGGCGTTGCCTCAGGATATTTTGCTTGGGGATCCCGGCGCGCACGATATGTTTGACGATCGCGTGTACAAACGTGGTGCGCTGACAGTGCATGCGTTACGGGTGCTGCTGGGAGATGAGGCATTTTTCACGGCTGTTCAAGCATATGTAGCCGAAGGCCGACACGGACTCGTAGAACCCCGCGACTTAAAGAGACACCTTTACGCTGTTTCCACCGATCATGCTGCATTAGATGCAGTGTGGCACTCATGGCTTCGCGAATTGGAACTGCCGGAATTCCCCGCGGCATGA